One region of Agrobacterium tumefaciens genomic DNA includes:
- the ribH gene encoding 6,7-dimethyl-8-ribityllumazine synthase: MSKPHLLIVEARFYDDMADALLEGAKFALDEAGATYDVITVPGALEIPAAIAMALDGGDNEGTEYDGFVALGMVIRGETYHFDIVSNESSRALMDLAVSESLAIGNGILTVENDDQAWARVRRSDKDKGGFAARAALTMIELKKKLGG, encoded by the coding sequence ATGTCCAAACCCCATCTTCTTATCGTGGAAGCACGCTTTTACGACGATATGGCAGACGCTCTTCTCGAAGGCGCGAAGTTCGCGCTGGATGAGGCTGGCGCAACCTATGACGTCATCACCGTTCCCGGCGCGCTCGAAATCCCCGCTGCCATTGCCATGGCGCTGGATGGCGGCGACAACGAAGGCACGGAATATGATGGTTTCGTAGCGCTCGGCATGGTCATTCGTGGCGAGACCTACCACTTCGACATCGTTTCCAACGAATCCTCCCGCGCCCTGATGGATCTCGCCGTCAGCGAATCTCTGGCCATCGGCAACGGCATCCTCACCGTCGAAAACGACGATCAGGCATGGGCGCGTGTTCGCCGTTCTGACAAGGACAAGGGCGGTTTTGCGGCCCGCGCGGCGCTGACGATGATCGAGCTCAAGAAAAAACTGGGTGGCTGA
- a CDS encoding sodium-translocating pyrophosphatase: MTVIPIVILCGVLSVVYAAWTTRSVLAADQGNERMREIAGFIREGAQAYLTRQYLTIAIVGLIVAVLAWYLLSALAAIGFIIGAVLSGAAGFIGMHVSVRANLRTAQAASHSLAAGLDIAFKSGAITGMLVAGLALLGVSIYYFILTSVLGHAPGSREVIDALVSLGFGASLISIFARLGGGIFTKGADVGGDLVGKVEAGIPEDDPRNPATIADNVGDNVGDCAGMAADLFETYAVSVVATMVLAAIFFAGTPILESAMVYPLAICGACILTSIAGTFFVKLGTNNSIMGALYKGLIATGVFSIAGLAVATYATVGWGTIGTVAGMEITGTNLFLCGLVGLVVTALIVVITEYYTGTNKRPVNSIAQASVTGHGTNVIQGLAVSLESTALPALVIVGGIIGTYQLGGLFGTGIAVTAMLGLAGMIVALDAFGPVTDNAGGIAEMAGLDPDVRKATDALDAVGNTTKAVTKGYAIGSAGLGALVLFAAYSNDLSYFAANGDTYPYFKDIGEISFSLANPYVVAGLLFGGLIPYLFGGIAMTAVGKAASSIVEEVRRQFREKPGIMAGTEKPDYGRAVDLLTKAAIKEMIIPSLLPVLAPLVVYFGVLLISGSKASAFAALGASLLGVIINGLFVAISMTSGGGAWDNAKKSFEDGFIDKDGVRHVKGSDAHKASVTGDTVGDPYKDTAGPAVNPAIKITNIVALLLLAVLAH; encoded by the coding sequence ATGACCGTAATACCCATAGTGATTTTATGTGGGGTCCTGTCCGTGGTTTACGCGGCATGGACGACCAGGAGCGTTCTCGCTGCCGATCAGGGCAACGAGCGTATGCGTGAAATAGCAGGTTTTATCCGTGAAGGTGCGCAGGCTTATCTCACCCGTCAATATCTCACCATCGCCATCGTCGGATTGATTGTCGCCGTTCTCGCCTGGTATCTGCTGTCGGCTCTCGCGGCCATCGGGTTTATCATCGGCGCCGTGCTTTCGGGTGCTGCCGGTTTCATCGGCATGCATGTCTCCGTCCGTGCCAATCTGCGCACCGCACAAGCCGCATCCCACAGCCTTGCCGCCGGTCTCGACATCGCGTTCAAATCAGGCGCCATCACGGGCATGCTGGTGGCTGGCCTCGCGCTGCTTGGCGTATCCATCTATTATTTCATCCTCACCTCGGTGCTCGGCCATGCGCCCGGATCGCGTGAGGTGATTGACGCGCTGGTGTCGCTCGGTTTCGGCGCTTCGCTTATCTCCATCTTCGCCCGTCTCGGCGGTGGCATCTTCACCAAGGGTGCAGATGTCGGCGGCGATCTCGTCGGCAAGGTCGAAGCAGGCATTCCCGAGGACGACCCCCGCAACCCGGCAACCATCGCCGACAATGTCGGCGACAACGTCGGCGATTGCGCCGGAATGGCGGCCGACCTTTTCGAGACCTATGCCGTCTCGGTGGTCGCAACCATGGTGCTTGCGGCGATCTTCTTTGCCGGAACGCCGATACTGGAAAGCGCGATGGTCTACCCGCTGGCCATTTGCGGCGCCTGCATCCTGACCTCGATTGCCGGCACCTTCTTCGTCAAGCTGGGCACCAACAACTCCATCATGGGCGCTCTCTATAAAGGGCTGATTGCCACCGGTGTCTTCTCGATTGCGGGGCTTGCCGTGGCAACTTACGCGACCGTGGGCTGGGGTACCATCGGCACGGTTGCCGGAATGGAGATTACCGGCACAAACCTCTTCCTGTGCGGGCTGGTCGGCCTTGTGGTAACAGCGCTGATCGTCGTCATCACCGAATATTATACCGGCACCAACAAACGCCCGGTCAATTCCATCGCGCAGGCTTCGGTCACGGGCCACGGCACCAACGTCATCCAGGGTCTTGCAGTCTCGCTGGAATCGACGGCGCTGCCGGCGCTTGTCATCGTTGGCGGCATCATCGGCACCTACCAGCTCGGTGGCCTGTTCGGCACGGGCATCGCGGTCACCGCCATGCTTGGTCTGGCGGGCATGATCGTGGCGCTCGACGCCTTCGGTCCGGTGACTGACAATGCCGGCGGCATTGCCGAAATGGCCGGTCTCGACCCGGATGTGCGTAAGGCGACCGACGCGCTGGATGCCGTCGGCAACACCACCAAGGCGGTGACCAAGGGTTACGCCATCGGCTCTGCCGGTCTCGGCGCGCTGGTGCTGTTTGCCGCCTATTCCAACGACCTGTCCTATTTCGCTGCCAATGGCGATACCTATCCTTACTTCAAGGATATCGGCGAAATATCCTTCAGCCTTGCCAATCCTTACGTCGTTGCCGGTCTGCTGTTCGGCGGCCTCATTCCGTATCTCTTTGGCGGTATCGCCATGACGGCGGTGGGCAAGGCGGCAAGCTCGATCGTCGAGGAAGTTCGCCGCCAGTTCCGCGAAAAGCCTGGCATCATGGCAGGAACGGAAAAACCGGACTACGGCAGGGCGGTCGATCTTTTGACCAAGGCGGCGATCAAGGAGATGATCATTCCGTCGCTGTTGCCGGTTCTGGCGCCGCTCGTCGTTTATTTCGGCGTGCTGCTTATCTCAGGTTCCAAGGCCTCTGCCTTTGCCGCACTCGGTGCATCGTTGCTTGGCGTCATCATCAACGGCCTGTTCGTGGCGATTTCCATGACCTCCGGTGGTGGTGCGTGGGATAACGCCAAGAAAAGCTTCGAGGATGGCTTCATCGACAAGGACGGCGTGCGCCACGTCAAGGGTTCGGACGCCCACAAGGCGTCGGTTACGGGCGATACGGTGGGCGATCCCTACAAGGATACCGCCGGTCCGGCGGTCAACCCGGCTATCAAGATCACCAATATCGTGGCGCTACTGCTATTGGCGGTTCTCGCCCACTAA
- a CDS encoding outer membrane protein assembly factor BamE — MIAVGEKQLSKQKSASHGKILGKTAIAIVVASTLLSACTSTTDVFHNGYVMDEQSLQLIPEGSSREQVLLTMGTPSTTATFGNEVFYYISQKRVRRAAFMKPTLVEQNILAIYFNKDGVIERKANYALQDGKVFDTISRTTPTGGKDLTFLQQLLSGGTSGANIAKSILGQSGNTP, encoded by the coding sequence ATGATCGCAGTCGGGGAAAAGCAGTTGAGCAAGCAGAAATCCGCAAGTCACGGTAAAATTCTGGGCAAGACCGCCATCGCAATCGTCGTCGCGTCCACCCTGCTTTCCGCCTGCACCAGCACCACCGATGTGTTCCACAACGGCTACGTCATGGACGAGCAGTCGCTTCAGCTGATCCCGGAAGGTTCCAGCCGCGAGCAGGTTCTGCTGACCATGGGCACGCCCTCCACCACGGCGACGTTCGGCAACGAGGTTTTCTATTACATCTCGCAGAAGCGTGTGCGCCGCGCCGCTTTCATGAAGCCGACGTTGGTCGAACAGAACATTCTCGCGATCTATTTCAACAAGGACGGCGTAATCGAGCGTAAGGCCAATTACGCGCTGCAGGACGGCAAGGTCTTCGACACGATTTCGCGTACCACCCCGACAGGCGGCAAGGATCTCACCTTCCTGCAGCAGCTGCTGTCCGGCGGCACCTCGGGCGCCAACATCGCCAAGAGCATTCTTGGCCAGAGCGGCAACACCCCCTGA
- a CDS encoding riboflavin synthase: MFTGIVTDVGTVSELEALAEGIRLRVATNYDPKTIDMGASISHGGVCLTVTKLPEDGSNERWYEVEAWEEALRLTTIAGWQKGTHVNLERALKIGDELGGHIVSGHVDGKAEILSVEPEGEAVRIRLRAPDHLAKFVAPKGSIALDGTSLTVNAVDGTDFDVLLIRHTLTVTTWGERQPGDFVNFEVDTMARYAARLAEFPSA, encoded by the coding sequence ATGTTTACCGGAATTGTCACCGATGTTGGAACCGTGTCCGAGTTGGAAGCTCTGGCGGAAGGCATTCGTCTGCGGGTGGCGACCAATTACGATCCCAAGACCATCGATATGGGCGCATCGATCTCCCATGGCGGCGTCTGCCTGACGGTGACCAAACTGCCCGAAGACGGCAGCAACGAGCGCTGGTACGAGGTCGAGGCCTGGGAAGAGGCATTGCGCCTGACGACGATTGCGGGCTGGCAGAAGGGCACGCACGTCAATCTGGAGCGCGCGCTGAAGATTGGCGACGAGCTTGGCGGTCACATCGTTTCCGGCCATGTCGATGGCAAGGCGGAGATTCTGTCGGTCGAGCCGGAAGGTGAGGCGGTCCGTATCCGCCTGCGCGCGCCCGACCATCTGGCGAAATTCGTGGCGCCCAAGGGTTCCATTGCACTCGATGGCACTTCTCTGACCGTCAATGCGGTCGACGGAACGGATTTCGACGTGCTCCTGATCCGCCATACGCTCACAGTCACCACATGGGGTGAGCGCCAACCGGGTGATTTCGTCAATTTCGAAGTCGACACCATGGCGCGATATGCCGCAAGGCTTGCGGAGTTTCCCTCGGCGTAA
- a CDS encoding LysE family translocator, with amino-acid sequence MPSFELLTAFFITTALFAYIPGPAMLYAAAQTMARGRFAGLMAVLGIHVGCYFHIVASAAGLSVLFQAVPWLYLAVKLCGALYLIWLGFSMLRSKLEGETVNLTIEPKSARRAFIDSIIVDVLNPKTALFFLAFLPQFVDPAAAFPIWLQLLILGIAVNFIFSSADLVGVLLAGAMVGRLKRSSRVQVLARRTAGTVLMGLGVHLAFQKT; translated from the coding sequence ATGCCGTCTTTCGAACTGCTGACAGCCTTTTTCATCACCACCGCCCTGTTTGCCTATATTCCCGGCCCGGCCATGCTTTATGCGGCGGCGCAGACCATGGCGCGCGGCCGGTTTGCCGGGCTGATGGCGGTGCTTGGCATCCATGTCGGCTGCTATTTCCATATCGTCGCCTCTGCGGCGGGGCTTTCGGTGCTGTTCCAGGCGGTGCCGTGGCTTTATCTGGCCGTGAAGCTGTGTGGCGCGCTTTATCTCATCTGGCTCGGCTTCTCGATGCTGCGCAGCAAGCTTGAAGGTGAGACCGTCAATCTGACCATCGAACCGAAATCGGCAAGGCGCGCCTTCATCGACAGCATCATCGTCGACGTGCTCAATCCGAAGACGGCGCTGTTCTTTCTGGCGTTTCTGCCGCAATTCGTTGATCCGGCGGCGGCCTTTCCGATCTGGCTGCAATTGCTGATCCTCGGTATTGCCGTCAATTTCATTTTTTCCTCCGCCGATCTGGTTGGCGTGCTTCTGGCGGGCGCGATGGTCGGGCGGCTCAAGCGCTCCAGCAGGGTGCAGGTGCTTGCCCGTCGCACTGCGGGAACGGTGCTGATGGGGCTTGGCGTGCATCTGGCTTTCCAGAAAACCTGA
- a CDS encoding MFS transporter, with product MSAVSVPGLEVQLDEAKRNVFLLTAAQAIMGSAAPMSFSVGALAGYQLLGANKSLATAPLTGFNIGVALGAICVAAASRFLGRKAGFMVGALMCSIGGGIAAVALFRSDFWLFAIGLLLIGISGGFTQKIRFAAADASPSFYKPKAISWILAGGIVSAIIGPQLAIFGKDVFAPVTFAGAFIALVPLGIIAIAILAFLKLPDPKAASIHAQAARPLSEIVRTHRFVTGMVCGIGSYALMTFMMTGAPLAMVVGCGFPTELATLGIQWHVLAMFGPSFFTGMLIARFGAEKIVAAGLVVLMACAVVAHMGIELWNFWAALILLGLGWNFGFIGATAIITSSYRPHEADKVQGFHDIVLFGTVALSSFSSGKVFTAWGWSVMNLVIWPVAGLCLVLVASLLLTPRRNAA from the coding sequence ATGAGCGCCGTTTCCGTCCCCGGACTTGAAGTTCAACTGGACGAGGCGAAGCGCAACGTCTTCCTCCTGACCGCCGCACAGGCGATCATGGGCTCGGCAGCACCTATGAGCTTCTCGGTTGGCGCGCTTGCCGGTTACCAGTTGCTCGGGGCTAACAAGTCGCTGGCAACGGCGCCGCTTACCGGTTTCAACATCGGCGTGGCGCTGGGCGCCATCTGCGTTGCCGCAGCATCGCGTTTTCTCGGCCGCAAGGCGGGTTTCATGGTCGGCGCGCTGATGTGCTCCATCGGCGGCGGCATTGCTGCCGTGGCACTCTTCCGCTCCGACTTCTGGCTATTTGCGATCGGCCTGCTGCTGATCGGCATTTCCGGCGGCTTCACGCAGAAAATCCGCTTCGCTGCTGCCGACGCATCCCCCTCTTTCTACAAGCCGAAAGCCATTTCCTGGATATTGGCGGGTGGCATCGTCTCGGCGATCATCGGGCCGCAGCTTGCCATTTTCGGCAAGGATGTCTTCGCACCGGTCACCTTCGCCGGTGCTTTCATCGCGCTGGTGCCGCTCGGCATCATCGCGATTGCCATTCTGGCATTCCTGAAATTGCCGGACCCGAAGGCCGCCTCTATCCACGCGCAGGCGGCACGGCCTTTGTCGGAAATCGTACGCACGCACCGGTTTGTTACCGGCATGGTCTGCGGCATCGGTTCCTATGCGTTGATGACCTTCATGATGACCGGCGCGCCGCTCGCCATGGTGGTCGGCTGCGGGTTTCCCACCGAACTTGCGACGCTCGGCATCCAGTGGCACGTTCTCGCCATGTTCGGCCCAAGTTTCTTCACCGGTATGTTGATTGCGCGATTCGGCGCGGAAAAAATCGTTGCAGCCGGTCTCGTCGTGCTGATGGCCTGCGCCGTCGTCGCCCATATGGGCATCGAATTGTGGAACTTCTGGGCGGCGCTCATTCTCCTCGGTCTCGGCTGGAACTTCGGCTTCATCGGCGCTACCGCCATCATCACCTCCAGCTACCGCCCGCATGAGGCAGACAAGGTACAGGGCTTTCACGATATCGTGCTGTTCGGCACGGTAGCGCTGTCGTCCTTCTCTTCCGGCAAGGTGTTTACGGCCTGGGGCTGGTCGGTCATGAACCTCGTTATCTGGCCGGTTGCGGGGCTATGCCTCGTGCTGGTGGCGTCGCTGTTGCTGACCCCGCGCAGAAACGCCGCGTAA
- the ribD gene encoding bifunctional diaminohydroxyphosphoribosylaminopyrimidine deaminase/5-amino-6-(5-phosphoribosylamino)uracil reductase RibD produces MTSRADDEKFMARAIEVSLRHQGQTETNPSVGCVLVKDGKIIAEAVTAIGGRPHAERQALEIAGEAARGATAYVTLEPCSHWGKTPPCANALVEYGVARVVVAVDDPDERVSGRGYSILREAGIVVETGLLREQGKRALAGYLTRQVKKRPHVILKLAISADGMIGRRGERQVAITGREARHAVHELRAHCDCILVGIGTAIADDPELTVRIDGIEDRSPVRIVLDRHFELPLTSNLVKTAREVPVIVAVAALPPSALPDISPSRGEIGKGLAARSNFDSTSHSLTFDVGQGSAPSISPLEGEMLGRAEGGSPDHRRQQLIDAGVEILQAPTLENLLHILAERGMSELLVEGGAFAAKSFLEADLVDRIMLFESPVVVGEGGIETPLSRADIPGDYVLVSETAYGPDRCFDYERPL; encoded by the coding sequence GTGACGAGCCGCGCCGATGACGAAAAATTCATGGCCCGGGCAATCGAGGTTTCCCTGCGTCATCAGGGTCAAACCGAGACCAATCCCTCCGTCGGTTGCGTTCTCGTCAAGGACGGAAAAATCATCGCCGAAGCGGTGACCGCCATTGGCGGCCGCCCTCATGCCGAACGCCAGGCGCTGGAAATCGCCGGCGAAGCGGCGCGCGGCGCAACAGCCTATGTCACCCTCGAACCCTGCTCGCACTGGGGCAAGACGCCGCCCTGCGCCAATGCGCTGGTCGAATACGGCGTGGCCCGTGTCGTTGTAGCGGTTGACGACCCGGACGAGCGTGTTTCCGGTCGTGGTTACTCCATCCTGCGGGAGGCGGGCATTGTCGTGGAAACCGGCCTGCTGCGCGAACAAGGCAAGAGAGCGCTTGCAGGTTACCTCACACGCCAGGTGAAAAAACGCCCGCATGTGATTCTGAAGCTTGCGATTTCCGCTGATGGCATGATCGGCAGGAGAGGCGAGCGGCAGGTGGCGATCACCGGGCGCGAGGCTCGCCACGCCGTGCATGAACTCCGGGCGCATTGTGATTGCATCCTTGTGGGGATCGGGACTGCGATTGCGGATGATCCGGAACTGACGGTTCGCATTGACGGTATCGAGGATCGCTCGCCGGTGCGCATCGTGCTGGATCGGCATTTTGAATTGCCGCTGACGTCGAACCTGGTGAAGACGGCGCGCGAAGTACCGGTGATCGTTGCGGTCGCGGCGTTACCCCCCTCTGCCCTGCCGGACATCTCCCCCTCAAGGGGGGAGATCGGCAAGGGGCTGGCCGCTCGCTCAAATTTTGACTCCACCTCTCATTCGTTAACCTTCGATGTCGGGCAAGGCAGCGCCCCATCGATCTCCCCCCTTGAGGGGGAGATGCTCGGCAGGGCAGAGGGGGGTAGCCCCGACCACCGTCGCCAACAACTGATCGACGCAGGCGTCGAAATCCTTCAAGCACCAACCCTCGAGAACCTCCTTCACATTCTCGCTGAACGCGGTATGTCGGAACTTCTGGTCGAAGGCGGCGCTTTTGCCGCAAAATCGTTCCTTGAAGCCGATCTCGTGGACCGTATCATGCTGTTTGAAAGCCCGGTCGTGGTTGGTGAAGGCGGGATTGAAACGCCGCTCAGCCGTGCCGATATTCCGGGCGATTATGTTTTGGTCAGCGAAACCGCCTACGGGCCGGATCGCTGCTTCGATTATGAAAGGCCGCTTTGA
- the nusB gene encoding transcription antitermination factor NusB yields MSDVENGGEPRQPSVKPANQRGAARLAAVQALYQMDVGGTGVMEVVAEYEAHRLGQEVDGDTYLKADPSWFRSIVSGVVRDQTKIDPLVRSALLEDWPLSRLDATVRAILRAGAFEILERKDVPVAVIVTEYVEIARAFFEHDEPKLVNAVLDRIAKQVRGEAKR; encoded by the coding sequence ATGTCGGATGTTGAAAATGGCGGCGAACCGCGCCAGCCTTCGGTAAAGCCCGCCAACCAGCGTGGCGCTGCGCGCCTCGCGGCCGTGCAGGCACTTTATCAGATGGATGTCGGCGGCACCGGCGTGATGGAAGTCGTGGCGGAATACGAGGCACATCGTCTCGGTCAGGAAGTCGATGGCGATACCTATCTGAAGGCCGATCCTTCCTGGTTCCGTTCCATCGTGTCCGGCGTCGTCCGCGATCAGACGAAGATCGACCCACTGGTGCGCTCCGCACTTCTGGAAGACTGGCCGCTGTCGCGTCTTGATGCCACCGTTCGCGCTATCTTGCGTGCCGGCGCTTTTGAGATTCTGGAGCGCAAGGACGTGCCGGTCGCCGTCATCGTTACGGAATATGTCGAAATCGCCCGTGCTTTCTTCGAGCACGACGAGCCGAAGCTGGTGAACGCGGTTCTGGACCGCATTGCCAAGCAGGTACGCGGCGAGGCAAAACGCTAA
- the nrdR gene encoding transcriptional regulator NrdR, which produces MRCPFCGSEDTQVKDSRPAEDNTSIRRRRICPDCGGRFTTYERVQLRELMVIKKSGRKLPFDREKLVRSFEIALRKRPVDRDRIERAVSGIARRLESSGETEIPSEEIGLQVLEALKSLDDVAFVRYASVYRDFSHAEDFENVIAEINAKIARDTDAGA; this is translated from the coding sequence ATGCGCTGCCCATTTTGCGGTTCCGAAGACACACAGGTCAAGGACTCGCGTCCGGCGGAGGATAACACCTCCATCCGCCGGCGGCGCATCTGCCCCGATTGCGGCGGCCGCTTCACGACCTATGAGCGCGTGCAACTGCGCGAGCTGATGGTCATCAAGAAAAGCGGCCGCAAGCTGCCCTTCGACCGGGAAAAGCTGGTGCGATCCTTCGAGATCGCGCTACGCAAACGCCCGGTTGACCGGGACCGGATCGAGCGAGCCGTCTCGGGCATTGCTCGCCGTCTGGAAAGTTCCGGCGAGACGGAAATTCCCTCGGAAGAAATCGGCCTCCAGGTGCTTGAAGCGCTGAAGAGCCTCGATGACGTGGCCTTCGTACGCTACGCCTCGGTCTATCGCGATTTCAGTCATGCCGAGGATTTCGAGAACGTGATTGCCGAAATCAACGCCAAGATCGCCCGAGATACAGACGCCGGAGCATAG
- a CDS encoding ubiquinol-cytochrome C chaperone family protein — protein MIFGLFRQKNNNRAIVDRQYAILTAAARTPAFYLDLGVPDTVMGRFEMLSIIMILYFRRTKSSGVSGQEIAQEIVDAFFQDIDHSIRELGIGDQGVPKRMKKFAGMFYGRLESYAAALDASDPVALAAALRRNIYPQTDEKAPELDGLAGWMMEASSTLSAGSEETIATGSLKLPLPGL, from the coding sequence ATGATATTCGGGCTGTTCAGACAGAAAAACAACAACCGCGCCATAGTAGACCGGCAATATGCGATCCTGACGGCTGCGGCCCGCACGCCCGCTTTTTATCTTGATCTCGGCGTTCCAGACACGGTGATGGGCCGCTTCGAGATGCTGTCGATCATCATGATTCTCTATTTCCGCCGCACCAAATCCTCCGGTGTGAGCGGGCAGGAAATCGCCCAGGAGATCGTCGACGCCTTTTTTCAGGATATCGACCATTCCATCCGTGAGCTCGGCATTGGCGACCAGGGCGTGCCGAAGCGCATGAAGAAATTTGCCGGTATGTTCTACGGGCGGCTCGAATCCTATGCGGCGGCGCTGGATGCATCCGACCCCGTTGCCCTTGCCGCAGCGCTCCGGCGCAATATATACCCCCAGACAGATGAGAAGGCACCGGAACTGGACGGGCTTGCGGGCTGGATGATGGAGGCGTCTTCCACCCTTTCCGCAGGCTCCGAAGAAACGATAGCAACCGGAAGCCTGAAGCTGCCTTTGCCTGGACTATGA